One Dermacentor silvarum isolate Dsil-2018 chromosome 10, BIME_Dsil_1.4, whole genome shotgun sequence genomic window carries:
- the LOC125941094 gene encoding CRISP/Allergen/PR-1-like, translated as MVLLARLGALLGVFGFHKITKMSLHVLSQLRRPSRRIFGRPQLVLLAAVLSCARGQPKLCLKEYRFTPQHTACKSLLNLTGLPTYGGQLVHKNTILGLLNSFRSNVAVGNCKDFPSASNMLKLEWDQELFNLAFVHASYLLNDSNWPFHDKVENRHTKRFVKTGQSVTRLHNASHRYVSYWNAVIRGWFAEHARLERSEVRFYKATRWDDNVTQMWWAETAFVGCSYSTMARHVSTGPTDEYAYDHAYVCNFGPAGNVYGHPVYIEGRPCSRCPKGTKCEPTSGLCGYEPEIPWPELRDDEMPPPPTLGAPAAALAPAAALVGATAALHILETWARIFCLP; from the exons ATGGTTCTGCTGGCCAGACTTGGAGCTTTACTAGGCGTCTTTGGCTTCCACAAGATCACCAAAATGAG cTTGCACGTTCTGTCCCAACTGCGCCGTCCATCTCGCAGGATTTTCGGACGGCCACAGCTGGTGCTTTTAGCCGCCGTTCTTTCCTGTGCACGAGGACAACCGAAACTCTGCTTGAAGGAGTACCGTTTCACCCCCCAGCACACGGCCTGCAAGTCATTGTTAAACCTCACGGGACTTCCAACTTACGGGGGGCAGCTGGTGCACAAGAACACCATCCTGGGGCTCCTGAACTCCTTCCGTAGCAACGTGGCGGTGGGCAACTGCAAGGACTTTCCAAGCGCCTCCAACATGTTGAAGTTGGAGTGGGACCAGGAACTGTTTAACCTAGCCTTCGTGCACGCCAGTTACCTCCTTAACGATTCCAACTGGCCCTTTCACGACAAAGTGGAGAACCGTCACACGAAGAGGTTCGTAAAAACGGGACAAAGCGTCACTCGTCTGCACAACGCCTCTCACCGGTACGTCTCGTACTGGAACGCCGTGATCAGGGGATGGTTCGCGGAGCACGCCCGGTTGGAGCGTTCGGAGGTGAGGTTCTACAAAGCTACGCGCTGGGATGACAACGTCACTCAGATGTGGTGGGCTGAGACGGCCTTCGTGGGCTGCAGCTACTCGACGATGGCGAGGCATGTGTCGACTGGGCCGACTGACGAATACGCCTACGATCACGCCTACGTCTGCAATTTCGGACCGGCGGGCAACGTGTACGGGCACCCAGTCTACATAGAGGGACGGCCGTGCAGTCGCTGTCCCAAGGGAACCAAATGCGAGCCGACGTCGGGCCTCTGCGGCTATGAGCCGGAAATTCCATGGCCAGAACTCCGAGACGACGAGATGCCGCCGCCACCAACGTTGGGGGCCCCCGCCGCCGCGCTGGCGCCAGCGGCGGCGTTAGTGGGCGCCACTGCTGCGCTGCACATTCTTGAAACATGGGCGCGCATATTCTGCCTGCCCTGA